From Megalops cyprinoides isolate fMegCyp1 chromosome 18, fMegCyp1.pri, whole genome shotgun sequence, one genomic window encodes:
- the rnf175 gene encoding RING finger protein 175, with protein MAAGPAQGDLLKMTHRENWKVQHERLHMKHRGHEAMHAEMVLILIATLVVAQIVLVQWKQRHCRSYNLVTLVQMWVVPLYFTIKLYWWRFLSTWGMFSVITSYVIFRATRKPLSGRTPRMVYKWFLLIYKLSYAVGVIGYLAIMFTMFGFNVFFRIKAEDSMDVGVIMLFYGLYYGVMGRDFAEICSDYMASTIGYYNVGGMPSRTLRDDICAVCGQKIFVDVDEEGIIEDTYQLSCNHIFHEFCIRGWCIVGKKQTCPYCNEKVDLKRMMNNPWERTHVLYGQLLDWLRYLVAWQPVIIGIVHGINFSLGLE; from the exons ATGGCTGCTGGACCAGCTCAG GGCGACCTTTTGAAAATGACCCACAGAGAAAACTGGAA GGTGCAGCACGAGAGGCTGCACATGAAGCACCGCGGCCATGAGGCCATGCACGCGGAGATGGTGCTCATCCTCATCGCCACCCTGGTGGTGGCGCAGATCGTCCTGGTGCAGTGGAAGCAGAGGCACTGCAGGTCGTACAAC TTGGTGACCTTGGTGCAAATGTGGGTCGTCCCGCTGTACTTCACGATAAAACTGTACTGGTGGCGGTTCCTGTCCACGTGGGGGATGTTCTCCGTTATCACCAGCTACGTCATCTTCAGAGCCACCCGAAAGCCCCTTTCTGGCAGGACGCCACG gatGGTGTACAAGTGGTTCCTTCTCATATACAAACTGAGCTACGCAGTCGGTGTCATTGGGTACCTGGCAATTATGTTCACGATGTTCGGATTCAATGTATTCTTCAG GATTAAAGCAGAGGATTCAATGGATGTGGGAGTGATTATGCTGTTCTACGGGCTGTACTATGGAGTCATGGGCCGAGACTTCGCAGAGATATGCTCGGATTACATGGCATCGACAATAGGT TATTACAATGTCGGCGGCATGCCTTCGAGAACGCTCCGTGATGACATCTGCGCTGTGTGCGGGCAGAAGATCTTTGTGGACGTGGATGAGGAAGGGATAATTGAGGACACATACCAGCTGTCGTGCAATCACAT ATTCCATGAATTCTGTATTCGGGgttggtgcattgtgggaaagaaGCAGACCTGCCCCTACTGCAACGAGAAGGTCGATCTGAAGAGAATGATGAACAACCC CTGGGAGAGGACGCACGTTTTATATGGTCAGTTGTTGGACTGGCTGAGATACCTCGTTGCCTGGCAACCTGTCATAATTGGCATTGTTCATGGTATTAATTTCTCTTTAGGCCTGGAATAG
- the LOC118793492 gene encoding secreted frizzled-related protein 2-like, giving the protein MHLTFVVLWAMALPLCLEAIHGIYSFGQPELFYKKSNCKPIPATLLLCHDIEYTEMRLPNLLGHETMKEVLQQASSWIPLVQKQCHPDTRKFLCSLFAPVCLDDLDEPIQPCRSLCESVKQGCAPVMSAFGFPWPDMLDCNRFPPDNDLCIPPASMDNFVPVTREVPKVCDACREKEENDNEIVDNLCKNDFALKIKVKEISYINGDTKIIPETKSKTIYKLSGVTERDLRKTVLWLKDGLQCTCDEMSDINAAYLVMGQKMGGHLVITSLKKWQRGQREFKRISRSIRKLQC; this is encoded by the exons ATGCACCTCACATTCGTTGTACTTTGGGCAATGGCATTGCCTTTATGCTTGGAAGCGATTCACGGGATATACTCCTTCGGCCAGCCCGAATTATTTTACAAGAAGAGCAACTGTAAACCAATCCCCGCGACTCTTCTCCTGTGTCACGACATCGAGTACACCGAGATGCGCCTTCCTAACCTTCTTGGGCATGAGACCATGAAAGAAGTCCTCCAGCAGGCGTCCTCGTGGATCCCCCTGGTCCAGAAACAGTGTCACCCGGACACGAGGAAGTTCCTGTGCTCCCTCTTCGCCCCGGTGTGCCTGGACGATCTGGACGAGCCTATCCAGCCGTGCAGATCTCTCTGTGAGAGCGTGAAGCAGGGCTGTGCACCGGTCATGTCAGCTTTTGGCTTCCCGTGGCCGGACATGCTGGACTGTAATCGATTCCCGCCGGATAATGATCTTTGCATCCCTCCAGCCAGCATGGATAACTTTGTGCCAGTCACCAGAGAAG tACCAAAAGTGTGTGATGCCTGcagggaaaaagaggagaaTGACAATGAGATTGTTGATAACCTCTGTAAGAATGACTTTG CACTGAAGATCAAAGTGAAGGAGATCTCCTACATCAACGGAGACACCAAGATCATCCCTGAAACCAAGAGCAAGACCATCTACAAGCTGAGCGGCGTGACGGAGCGGGACCTGAGGAAGACCGTGCTGTGGCTGAAGGACGGCCTGCAGTGCACCTGTGACGAGATGAGCGACATCAACGCCGCCTACCTGGTGATGGGCCAGAAGATGGGCGGGCACCTGGTCATCACCTCCCTGAAGAAGTGGCAGCGCGGCCAGAGGGAGTTCAAGAGGATATCACGCAGCATCCGCAAGCTTCAGTGTTGA